The Drosophila innubila isolate TH190305 chromosome 2R unlocalized genomic scaffold, UK_Dinn_1.0 1_C_2R, whole genome shotgun sequence DNA window taattcctGAAGTACTATCGCTGGTTTGGAGAATTAAACAACGGGTACACTCTGCGGTCTCGCCTCACGATTCTTCAGTAGCAGGAAGTACGAGAAGACAATGCGAGTGCAGTATAAATGAAGAGCtgcaaaaaaatgtgtatCACAAAAAGCAACTAATAATAATCTTTATATAATAAGCTTCACTGTATTATTTACCAAACATCACGATAAAAACTATTGTTGCCACAATAAATCCTTCGGAGGTGCCACCAAAGATCCAGGCTAACGGATATCCGATGATCATGAGAAAGCCATATATAAGCCAAATTCCAACCAAGATATAGCTTTCCTGTAagtgaaagaaagaaattaacACATATGTATTGTTATAAGCAGGAACCATAATGTTAATGAGATATTATAGATAGACGGATAAAGTGATAGcttttatcattaatttttttctttagttttcgAATATCGACAATACAAAATCCGTATAATATTGTTTACATTCTAGTATTCTAGATATCTTATCTTGTCCAAAATGGATAATTATGGCTTAAGGAAGCagtgtaataaaaaaatgcttttaataaatttactcACCCGCTTACAACCCAAGATTAAGCAAACATTGCAACCGATAGTTAATGCTAATCCAACGAAAGAAAGAGCTGAAAATATCCAAAAATTCGCATGTTAATTTACAgtatttacttaatatttcaaatgtgtTTGCGCCCAAAATGCGagttctcttctcttctcttctttgCAATCGACACACGCATAAAgaaagacaaagagagaggcaAAAAGTTGTCGGCATATAGAAATGAATGAGAGAAGAATGAGATTGTATTGATGACAACAGCGTACGCAAGGTAAAGTTACGATAGGTGGCGTTTTCACCACAGCTGCGCTCTTTCGAGGGTCCAAGCGTGCTTCCAAACGGCGCGACGCGTCGCTATCTCCTTCTAGCGCGTGCTGAAAGAGCGAGCTGATGGTGTATGCCCCCTCAGTACATTGGACGAAGTCACcaatgtttatataaattcgCCTTGAGCTGCCGTTAAACACTGTGCGTCTGTGGCAGCGCTGCACATTGAATGTGCTGACTACTGTTCTACACTGTTGCCAATTTAACTACAACTTCGTATTGgacaaagttttatttatttgaattaattaaaataccgGCATATGCGAAGATTCAGTCAGTAGTGTTGAAATCGACAGAATAgcgtttttttaaatttattactagCCAATAAggttaatacaaaaataattttcttagcaCTTTTACCTATTTCTAGACATGTATCTTTTTGGTTAAATAAGCTGCTTAGTAGCCCAGAAAATTTTAGCAACACAGACTgcaacttaaattatattctctTTAGTGTGTCTCCATTCACGATGCGACACTTTGAATAAAGCTGTAAGGCTGCTTTACTGTCtcccataaaaaatattatagtttaACAGAGTGCGTGAGAGCTTTAATTCAACTTGACGTCATCATTGGATACATTCCCAGCATTGTTtgaaacaaaacgaaaacaagTCTCCGCATGTTTCGATTAGGGGAGTATTACtcatacttatatttatgtatatgtacatatataagatACTTATTTACTTCAAGACAGttataacagaaaaaaatatgatttcttGATTTAATGATTCAGATTTTTTTATCATATCCTCTATTATATTGCGTAaacatttcatataaataatttgtatactctTTATGTATATGAGAATCGAAAGAACTCTTCTTTTACTACCATGTGTGGTACTTTCTTGAAAACTTTAAACGCGTTTTCAGCAAAATCATGCTTTTTGAGTTAAGACAGTCAGTCTTTAAGTAAATGAGCGAAcacaaatgaaacaaaataaatttcattgacTTACTCGAGGGATTTAATATCGAGCCTAATACAAAGAATAATAGCGTGAAGGCTGCGTAACCCAGACACCAAGTACGCAAATCTGTTTGGCATGGTCCTTGATCAACAGTAAGAtcgaatttcattttgtggctggtctcttattgttgttaaatatACTACAAAAATTAGTTGTCAGCAACGATgacaaatgttttgttttttacgaACAAAACGAGTTTCACAACCGACGCGCGCTAAAGATGAACACAAACTAACGCGTCTCCGTGTTCTACGCTCCATTCTTCTCATATCCAATATTCACCGAGCGTTAGAGGGGGagagacatacatatgtaaaggggtgtgtgtgagagtgggAGTAATTTATAACAACTCTCTTAACTATTATAAATGTCTCTCGTAGAACTAAATAGAACAAAGGTTTTGTTTGaacattcaataaaaataaaattgtccGGCAACGTTTGCTAACAGTGAGCTGCTAAATCACTGTTGCcagcttatatatttttaagctagtTCTGGCTGTTTTCAGAGTTTGATTtctagaaaattttgaaatttgctttTCGGCGGAAATCTTGCtattttaatatctatttagctgtttctggctatgaattatttttttttgccaaaatcTATGCGCAAAactacacacaaaaataaatgaaccGACTTTACAATGCCAAAATTATGATGTGCAGAAAAGTACCTACGCAAAGATATCGATATCGATGAAAACTTTGTTGATTTGGTCAAAATAATGGatgttttagaattttaaaaaatgctgcTTAAGCTGTTTTATCATTgcaatttaagatattttttggaTGCTTTCCcaccagaaacagctattttttcgCTAAAAAGTCTGCAGCACTGTCTCTTATTTAAAGTTGCTGCGCAAATTTCATTGCATGTACTTGCAATTGTGACGCGGTAGATGAAGCTACATAAAAGTTCTAGCGAAAAGGTGTGCGGTTTCTGATTTCATTATAAAGAGCAATTGCTTTGTGGTTTTAGTGCGAAGCCATTTGTATTTCGAGTCTGTGCGGAAAACGAAACACAGAATCAGTGAAAATGATGAACAAGATGTTTTTCATGCGCCTCAACACCGCCGGTGTTGTTATCGGCTGGCTGGGTCTATTGGGCTCCTTTGTATTGACATGTGTGCTGTCCGCCATATTGGGATACTCTGATGTGATCGCCAAGAGTTTTGTGGAGAAGATGGAGGTGACCGACCCGAATGCCTATGAAGAAATTCATATGTGTAAGTAATGACAATGCATGCAACTGCCTCAGAACTTTacaatttatacataaattgtaTCATTTTAGTCCTTGTTGTGGTCTGCAGCGTCTACTTGGCCATTAACGTACTCAATTTGCTGGCATCTGGCATGCTCGTCTTGGGCACCATGAAGGTGAGTCTGAAGTCAATAGGAGAATAATCGAATAATCGCATTCATTGTTGATTCTTGAATTTGCTTTCATCTCGAAATTCTTGTAATCAATCGTATGTCTATCTCGTTCTTCCCAACGCAGGAACGTCACTTGATGCTTCTGCCTTGGCTGATCAATGCCGGCCTGAGCATGTTAGTTAACATTCTCTATGTTATGGGAGGATTCATCGGCTTGTTTGCATCTCCCATGCCTGAACCCTATATTAACATAGTCTTGTACACGGCTGTTGTATTGGGTGAGTAATAGCTTCCAgatgtattttgtattaacaGTGCATACATGTGTTATCTCATGTGTACATttacatgcacacatacatgaaTTCCGGCTATGTGTGAGAGCGTATGCGTGCCGCTTATCAGTTATTTGACATGTACAATATATATGAGTAAACAATACTAATTATTCCTGTTCTACTCGGTTTATCATTTTCAGCAATTCAAATCTACATTTTCTACGGCATCTACTCTTTGTTCAAGCAAATCCAGCAGAACAGCGATCAGCAACGCCCATTGATCCAGCCACAGGCCGAAGCTGTGCCACATCAGACAACCACTTATCCCAACTATACCAAAATCTAAGCTCGGGGAAGAACCGCAAACGGAGCGAGTTTTTGCTGATAGCAAACGAAGCGAAAGCGATAAcgaattgaattcaaatatataaaaaatacatatatatttttgatgtaACCCTATACATAATATTTCCTAATACTATCGTATATAaccataaatatgtattatgatcaaatattttttgccatttttgggccatttaaattaaagtccCGCAAAGTTAGGGGGAAAAACAACGCAGTTgactttgaaatattaaaatttaattgtatcttttgggtatttatttttagaaagttttgataaaatacCGCATATATAATCGATTAAAATGCCGATATTGCAAGTGCGAGTTGatattttaagtttcaaaATCCAAATCTAtcaaatgtacttgttttgtCATGTGttttaataagaaaacttaaaaacttgTTTCGAAATTACACAAAACACATTCTCTTACATGTACATTTTCTGTCTGTTATTTATGATAAATCTTCTTTATCTGCTAAAAATTCATTACAGGGATGTTAAATTACACAGTATGTTAACCAAATCTGCGAAtatgacaaattttaaatatggcAAATGAAGTCAGTGTGGCTAAAACAGCTTTTTTTCCGTCAAATCTGgctttttaaaagtcaaattgcGTGAAAAAGAGCGGGATTTCTGTACTGttcttttaacattttacttttatcgCTATCTTTGCgaaaaaacacataaatgTTAAACTTGCAGGTTTAATATAAAAGATCttattaatgttttaatttatagtaCGCCAGTGTTCGACTTTCACATCTATTTTTTATGCGATTGCCCAAGGACTGCCATTGctaaaagtattattttgttaacaaaaataaaataaaaatgaacttaaatattaaaaaaaaaaaattgcagctCCTATGCCTGAAAtatcagctttttttttaaatctacttCCCACTAAAAACAGATTTTTTGCTGCCGTAAAGTTGGCTGCACTGAATGGAATGAACAATGAAACTGTTAAGCGTACAGAGTTGTtgtacatgcatatatttgtatacagacagctttttattatatcagtaaaatttacaaatctcAACGCATAAGAACCAAGTTTTTGTTGATTAAAGCTGTGTGcgcttattaattataaaaatatattaatttgcatattaatttcGAAAGCTGGTTTACAAAgtaaagccaaaaacaaaaaaatgctaaaCTCCTTGTTTTGTGTGAATCTACGAACCGCTGGCAAAACCATCAGCTGGATTTCTATTGTTTTCTCATTGATATTGACAGTTGCATTTTCCTTCattttgaatgaaataaaGCCCGTTAGTTATATCTCTCTTGAGGATAGTTATGCACTCCGAGAAGGTAAAGttgaaaataacaagaaaaactCCATGAATTTCCTTGAGTCGTGCAACTTTTTCTTTACAGGCTTTATATATGTGATATCCTTTTGCTTGACGATTGCATTGTTGAATTTACTGATTTCGATCTTTCTTGTCCTGGGCATAATTAAGGTAAGGCTAAAACGTCATAAAATACATTGCAGCTCATCATGCTAATCTCTTCTTCTCAGGAACGTCACTTGCTATTTCTTCCCTGGCTTATCTGCTCTGGTATTGTTTTGACACTTGGAACTTTTTTAAATCTCTTCTGCTTCATTTCAAGTTTGGTTTTAATTAACACTTCAAGAGGTTATGAGCCTCTGTATTCCATCTGTATTTTTATAGTACTCGGTGAGTGATTCTAGCTTAATGTTGATTGGACTTTCAAGATTAATACCGTCTAATATGATATCTTTTAGCTTTcggaatatatatttattgtggaATCTACTCATTATACAAACAGGTAGAGTACTCCTACAAACAGAAGTACCCTTTGAATAATCGTATGGATGCAACGGCTGGATATAGCCATCTGGAAAAAAGCTTTGTTAGGCTATAAGTTCCATGTATACCTCAATTCAGTCctgaactttatttaaatgttgaaaacgAGAAGCAgataatgtaaaataaaatctcaATTATGACTGACACTGCTAAGAAGTTATTTctctatgtatataaatatagcagcatattgttttaataatcttatatattgtatttatatattctcaACTTTCTTGAGAGGTATGCTTATCGAATCTATGTACATACAGTCGTATATAATAGTCAATATTTAAcatgattaaataatttttgcatgCCAATTTGGtaccataaataaaaaaaaataatataataaaataccgCATAGTtagagtatataaatattaaagctaATATAAACTTATGagtatcaaaataaaatgcaaatttagtTAGCAATTGGgctgtttttattaatgtttgccattaacacatacatacaaataaacacataaatacctacatatatatgtacacatagaGTTAAATTGAATAGATGGGGCTGAATTTGCAGAGTGTTTCACGCAGAGCAGTTACTTGTAATCGTTGTGACCTGTTGTTGGGATAAAGTCCAATGGTCATTTGCCCAATCCCAGCCACATGTAGCTGGGATCTATAAATTGGGAGCCCCGATAGCCGTTGGGATTGCGGGACACCAAAGATCGTATCTTTTGCGAGGGTTGATAGCTGCGCACGGATTGCAGAAATTTGGATGGATTACGATCAGGTAGCTGACCAGAGTCATAATCAGAATCGTTTGCTATATCTGAGCTCTGCTCAAGCGCATATGGATGCCGACCCTCGAGTAGTCGGGACTCTCCCTCGCCGAGCTGCTGGGAATGCTCTGCAAAGTGCACGTTTGCCTCGAGCTGCTTGAAAAAGTCCCCCAGATTGGTCATGACTCCTGGAAGAGAAGAGGACACTTATAAAGTCACAGTTGAAGCATGAAGAGtagagtgcatcgatttgtaagAGCCAAATAaggaaaccatagttctaaaatcaattcctaatcccagctttttgagttgaaaacattttttttttgatatttttagcaTGATTTCCCAtatctttagtatttttagaCCGATCCCGACAAGATTCGTATCAAATTatccttaaaacataattttcgtccTTGCAAGGactgaaaattgattttagaactatggtttcttggtaaaaacatcttagaattgaccatAGTTTACGAATATGGGGTaccatatttttcaaaaaaatcgatgcaccctaatgtagAGCCTTCGGTTACCCACCAGCGCTGATGGATGGTCTAAAGAGTGGTCCCTTGTATTTGAATGGTTCCCGCTTTAATTTCTGATGCTCCTGCGGCATATCGTACGCATCTTCATCCTCGTCATTGGTTTGCAAGAGTTTGTGGCCGTGTTTCAATTTTGGCATGACCGGAGCCGGAGATTGCAGATCGCCCAGCCATGTCCGATGCATCTGCAACTCCTTCAGATGCTTGTTGTACCGCTGATGCCAAAGGCTGTGGCCTCTGTTCCAGGGCATCGGAAACAGCGGGAAATTAAACGGTTGCGCCAACGCATTGCCAAATTCGGGCATCATTTCCTCAGTTTCAATTTTTGGCAAAGGGCTTCCGCTCTCAAGAATATTATGCTCAGAGGTTTTCTCCAGCTCCATTGGCCAGTTCCAGTTGGCCAAGGCACCCTCCGCATCCGTCTCCGCTTCAATGGGCGCCGGTCGCAACGGTGCTGCTGTAAATCAACGCTACATTAATTGACTGTGCCCCAGGGATTAATATGAACTTTCGGTAGTCAAAAACGGATGTCCAATTTCCGTTCTGACACAGTGGATTTTAATTGTTGATACTGCGAGTATGGCATTCAATTAATCGAAGGTCATACAATGTAATGTGTATAAACTCAATGGGAATATAAACTTTTCATTCAATTCtatgaaatgaaattctaATCGCTTTTTATTCCCATGGGTTTGCTAATGgtccgattttttttttcatttataacacttgtttattattaataagaatttattataaatttgtatgctATTGTGAGTAATACGTTTTCGTTATCAGCATCagaattttatgttatgcCTAatctattcaaattaaaataaaataaataattttcagtatatttaaaataaaactatgaGGCTTAATTCTTTTGGACGAGGACAAATTCGACAGtgtttgaaaaaacaaaatatttttttaagggaccataaaaacttaagttaatttttggTATGATAATACCAGgtattagtttaaaataaaaactagatttttaaaattttattaaaaacaatttttataaaaaagtatgtatattaGTTTGAAAAGGTTAGTTTAGAAAAACTTTTAGTATCCTGAtcagttgatttttaataaatataattttgctcATCTTTGTAAAACTATAGgacttatatattattttgatttcatttaatcTCAAATTGTAACATACCTGTCattagcagcaacagcagcgaaaTGTTTCggcttaaacttaaatattgaAGCGTCATTATTGGTTGAGTTAGATTTACTGAGcgattttacattttctgcGGTAACTTTGTCCGCGCTGTCTTaagagtttttaaaaacatctTAGCAAGAAAATCAGTGTTTTATTTGAAGACACAGTGTAAACgtaagcagaagcagaagaggAAGATCATGTGCCACAGCGAGGCAAATGCGACTAACGGCGAATGCGACGACTTTGTCTGTTTTTATAGCTTCAAGAATGTATCCTGCCCCGAGCACCTGTTGCCCGACGATGCGACGACGTTGGCGATTGTAACATAGCCGCAggttgcaagtggcaagtaggcaggtggcaggtggcaggtgATGCCTGCTCGGGACATGCGCAGCAGTCGCAGTTGTCACATTAGTTGGATATTTGAAACGCGACTCGAGCTTTGGATGGCAATTGGCCAATTTGTGAATGAAAGTGGGTAGTCTGCAGTGGTGTCCCGAGAatcgttttcattttaaattccgTTCAGCGCTCGGCTTGCACTTGTGAAGCGGCAATAAGTCTCAGGTGTGCAAAAAAGGGATTCAAGTGCGGCATAGCACAATTATCCAGTCTTATTGCGTAATGTCTTTGCAATTCGATATTGAATTtcagttttcctttttttttttttatctattctTCTGGCTGCTGCACCTGTTGGATGACCCTAATGTGACGTCAAAAGCCAGTTGCCTTTTTAAAAGAACATTTTCACAGCATTTACATAATTGGGTCAGTGGCTGGTGGTTTGGCTAGCCATCTTTTGTATGTCCTCTGCTTTGTTGTCGCTCATTCTGCATACAACATGTCCGTTTGCCTTTGAGCCGTGCAGCGTTCTTGCTACTTGCCACGGGGGGCAACACAATCTAATTAGAGTTGTGGACAGCGGCAGCTTCTTTGTAACGCGCCCGGCGAGTTAATggccaacagcaactgcaacagcaacaagcaacatcagcaacgtAACTTTCTgtaaaaaccatttaaaagTTTACAAGCACTTTGCTAATTTGCCTTCTCTCACTTAATTTTGCCTCTTCTGCATGAGTTCAAAGAAAGGGTCAGAGGTCCAACAAAGCACATTAAACATGTtctaatatataaacattatttcattattgatttaatttcagAAATTCTAATTAGTTGCAATCAGAGTTCAGTTtagttgtttaatttttgtcatataCCTGAATcgttcattgtttttttttctttttcttgaatGATTACAATATGAACCAGTCACTAAAGcttcaatttttaaacagtGTATTAATGTATATATGATAGATCTCTAAATACCCTCGACTCTACGAAGTGGTTCACTTTACAGGCCAAAGTCGCATTTTAATAAGAACTGTTTGCAGTATAGTACTACACGCTTAAAGTGTACTTCTTATTCATTCTAGCAATAATCTTGATATGCACTGATTCACTTAATGGTTctcaaaaagaaatattttttctaaaaaatctatattcattgttaaaagaaaaaatctaGTATGTCTGTTGGCTGTCggaaattttttctaagtgcAAAAAGTAGAGATAAGGTTTCATAATTCGTGATCAAAGTTAAAACGAGTAAGAAAAGCAATTCATAGTTTTTACTCACTAAAAAAAGTCTAAATCCTGGACTCTAAATAATGGGAAACATACAAAGTACTAAAAGCgataacaaattgtttaacattttaaataaagcgaAATTTGCCTAATAATTAtctgtatttattatatattgacATAATGTGTTACTAATTTGTATACTTAcatagatttatatatttaatatatatttttaaaatcaattcacgCGGCAATTAGCATTAACATTACATTACAGCTTAACATAACTTGGCTGCTTTACAGAAAGTCAGCTGTTACAGCGCTAAGTTTCG harbors:
- the LOC117785529 gene encoding uncharacterized protein LOC117785529, whose translation is MKFDLTVDQGPCQTDLRTWCLGYAAFTLLFFVLGSILNPSTLSFVGLALTIGCNVCLILGCKRESYILVGIWLIYGFLMIIGYPLAWIFGGTSEGFIVATIVFIVMFALHLYCTRIVFSYFLLLKNREARPQSVPVV
- the LOC117785525 gene encoding uncharacterized protein LOC117785525, whose amino-acid sequence is MELEKTSEHNILESGSPLPKIETEEMMPEFGNALAQPFNFPLFPMPWNRGHSLWHQRYNKHLKELQMHRTWLGDLQSPAPVMPKLKHGHKLLQTNDEDEDAYDMPQEHQKLKREPFKYKGPLFRPSISAGVMTNLGDFFKQLEANVHFAEHSQQLGEGESRLLEGRHPYALEQSSDIANDSDYDSGQLPDRNPSKFLQSVRSYQPSQKIRSLVSRNPNGYRGSQFIDPSYMWLGLGK
- the LOC117785527 gene encoding uncharacterized protein LOC117785527 is translated as MLNSLFCVNLRTAGKTISWISIVFSLILTVAFSFILNEIKPVSYISLEDSYALREGFIYVISFCLTIALLNLLISIFLVLGIIKERHLLFLPWLICSGIVLTLGTFLNLFCFISSLVLINTSRGYEPLYSICIFIVLAFGIYIYCGIYSLYKQVEYSYKQKYPLNNRMDATAGYSHLEKSFVRL
- the LOC117785526 gene encoding uncharacterized protein LOC117785526 — encoded protein: MMNKMFFMRLNTAGVVIGWLGLLGSFVLTCVLSAILGYSDVIAKSFVEKMEVTDPNAYEEIHMFLVVVCSVYLAINVLNLLASGMLVLGTMKERHLMLLPWLINAGLSMLVNILYVMGGFIGLFASPMPEPYINIVLYTAVVLAIQIYIFYGIYSLFKQIQQNSDQQRPLIQPQAEAVPHQTTTYPNYTKI